One region of Rubinisphaera margarita genomic DNA includes:
- the glgX gene encoding glycogen debranching protein GlgX: MRVWPGSPYPLGATWDGSGVNFALYTANASKVELCLFDSIDDNRESIRISLPERTDFVWHCYLPDVKPGQLYGYRVHGDYAPHHGHRFNAHKVLLDPYTRSIARGVRWTDAMFGYNVGHANGDLSFDTRDNAGSAPLSVVIDNKFRWGNDKPPRTPWHKTLIYETHVKGQTMKHPGVPKALRGTYAGLASNASIQHMLDLGVTAVELMPVHAKLQDRHLVDKGLANYWGYNTLGFFAPELNYSSKRDPQAGVNEFKTMVKKLHAAGLEVILDVVYNHTAEGNHFGPTLMLRGIDNSSYYRLVHGQERFYMDYTGCGNTLNMLTPHVLQLIMDSLRYWVLEMHVDGFRFDLCSALARELHEVDRLGAFFDIIHQDPVLSQVKLIAEPWDLGEGGYQVGNFPILWTEWNGKYRDCIREFWRGDGGTMNEFATRITGSSDLYEHNGKRPYASINFVTCHDGFTLNDLVSYNEKHNAANGEDNRDGESHNRSWNCGEEGPTTNPDIRKLRERQKRNFMTTLLLSQGVPMICAGDELGKTQGGNNNAYCQDNEISWINWEMTPDRERYFKYVKRAVKLWKESPVFQRRKFFQGRQIRGQEVQDITWLTPTGKIMTDRDWHEPHVRCLAVRLEGDQIDEVDEKGRQIGGSTFLMLLNAHNHSIDFTLPGHGSNEFWKPVLDTSDSSKSTGLMREGQIYRVPGHAMVVLRLKTVASRMAARLIRWMQPEMASTLFVPEQEEEPEVENVVVEPVAEPDDEPTVIEPGEKVVVPTADAGEETEIVSSETTAEVAEDDEPEPVVTDELDEAEEQPVVSAKPVGVESEKKTPASKESRK, encoded by the coding sequence ATGAGAGTCTGGCCGGGAAGCCCATATCCGCTGGGCGCGACCTGGGATGGTTCCGGGGTCAATTTCGCACTTTACACGGCCAACGCCAGCAAGGTCGAACTGTGTCTGTTCGATTCGATCGACGATAACCGTGAATCGATCCGCATCTCGCTCCCCGAACGCACCGACTTCGTCTGGCACTGTTATCTGCCCGATGTGAAACCGGGTCAGCTCTACGGCTACCGGGTTCATGGCGATTACGCGCCGCACCACGGTCACCGCTTTAATGCCCACAAGGTCCTGCTCGATCCTTACACCCGGTCGATCGCCCGGGGGGTCCGCTGGACCGACGCCATGTTCGGCTACAACGTCGGGCACGCCAACGGCGATCTGTCGTTCGATACCCGCGACAACGCCGGTTCGGCTCCGCTGAGTGTCGTCATCGACAACAAGTTCCGCTGGGGAAACGACAAGCCACCCCGGACGCCCTGGCACAAGACGTTGATTTACGAGACGCACGTCAAAGGGCAGACGATGAAGCATCCCGGCGTTCCCAAAGCACTGCGAGGGACGTACGCCGGTCTTGCCTCCAACGCCTCCATTCAGCACATGCTCGATCTCGGCGTCACCGCTGTCGAACTGATGCCCGTTCATGCCAAGCTGCAGGACCGCCATCTGGTCGATAAGGGGCTCGCCAACTACTGGGGCTATAACACACTCGGCTTCTTCGCGCCGGAGCTGAACTACAGTTCCAAACGGGACCCGCAGGCGGGGGTCAACGAGTTCAAGACGATGGTCAAGAAGCTCCACGCGGCTGGGCTCGAGGTCATTCTCGATGTCGTTTACAACCACACCGCGGAAGGGAACCACTTTGGCCCCACGCTGATGTTGCGCGGGATCGACAACAGCTCCTATTACCGGCTCGTGCACGGACAGGAGCGGTTCTATATGGACTACACGGGCTGTGGCAACACGCTCAACATGCTCACGCCGCACGTTCTGCAGCTGATCATGGATTCGCTGCGATACTGGGTGCTCGAGATGCACGTCGATGGCTTCCGCTTCGATCTGTGCAGTGCTCTGGCCCGCGAACTGCACGAAGTCGACCGACTGGGCGCCTTCTTCGATATCATCCATCAGGACCCGGTCCTGTCGCAGGTGAAGCTAATCGCCGAGCCCTGGGATCTCGGAGAAGGGGGGTATCAGGTCGGCAACTTCCCGATTCTGTGGACCGAGTGGAACGGAAAATACCGAGACTGTATCCGCGAGTTCTGGCGAGGTGACGGCGGCACGATGAACGAGTTCGCCACTCGGATCACGGGCAGCAGCGACCTCTACGAGCACAATGGCAAGCGGCCCTATGCCAGTATCAATTTCGTAACCTGTCACGACGGTTTCACGCTCAACGATCTCGTCTCGTATAACGAAAAGCACAACGCGGCGAACGGGGAAGACAACCGGGACGGTGAGAGCCACAACCGCAGCTGGAACTGCGGCGAAGAAGGGCCGACGACCAACCCGGATATCCGCAAGCTCCGCGAACGTCAGAAGCGGAACTTCATGACGACGCTGTTACTGTCGCAGGGCGTGCCGATGATCTGTGCCGGTGACGAACTCGGCAAGACTCAAGGCGGCAATAACAACGCCTACTGCCAGGACAACGAGATCAGCTGGATCAACTGGGAGATGACGCCTGATCGAGAGCGTTACTTCAAGTACGTGAAGCGGGCGGTCAAGCTCTGGAAGGAAAGTCCGGTCTTCCAGCGTAGAAAGTTCTTCCAGGGACGTCAGATCCGTGGCCAGGAAGTCCAGGATATTACCTGGTTGACGCCGACCGGAAAGATCATGACCGATCGCGACTGGCACGAGCCCCACGTCCGCTGTCTGGCCGTTCGGCTCGAAGGGGATCAGATTGACGAAGTCGATGAAAAGGGGCGGCAGATCGGCGGCAGCACATTCCTGATGTTGCTCAACGCTCACAACCATTCGATCGATTTCACGCTCCCCGGTCACGGGTCAAACGAGTTCTGGAAGCCGGTGCTGGATACCAGCGATAGTTCCAAGTCGACCGGACTGATGCGGGAAGGGCAGATCTATCGGGTGCCCGGACATGCGATGGTGGTGCTGAGACTGAAGACGGTCGCCTCACGGATGGCGGCCCGCCTGATTCGCTGGATGCAGCCCGAAATGGCCAGCACGCTGTTCGTTCCTGAGCAGGAAGAGGAGCCGGAAGTCGAGAACGTCGTCGTCGAGCCGGTTGCCGAACCGGACGACGAGCCGACCGTGATCGAACCAGGCGAAAAAGTGGTCGTCCCGACGGCAGACGCTGGGGAAGAGACTGAGATCGTGTCCAGCGAAACGACGGCCGAAGTGGCAGAAGACGACGAGCCGGAGCCGGTAGTTACCGATGAGCTCGACGAAGCCGAAGAGCAACCAGTCGTTTCCGCGAAGCCGGTTGGCGTCGAATCCGAGAAGAAAACGCCGGCTTCGAAAGAATCCCGGAAATAG
- a CDS encoding riboflavin synthase codes for MFTGLIEGLGTVTDLETEEAGIRLSIRIPAEMLQETSSGPAALGDSVAINGCCLTVIEMNVDVWQFQAGEETLSKTNLGRLQAGHVVNLERALPAHGRLGGHFVQGHVDGQGNVAAIDADGDWVNMWFEVPPALANCMVSKGSITVDGISLTLVDVEEDRFSVALIPHTLSVTTLGTRNVGDPVNIETDILGKYVQKMLGQTASR; via the coding sequence ATGTTTACGGGTTTGATCGAAGGCCTTGGGACCGTCACGGATCTGGAAACCGAAGAGGCGGGAATTCGTCTCTCAATTCGCATTCCAGCCGAGATGCTGCAAGAAACCAGTTCGGGACCTGCTGCGCTGGGAGACAGTGTCGCGATCAACGGCTGCTGTCTGACTGTGATTGAGATGAACGTCGACGTCTGGCAGTTCCAGGCGGGTGAAGAGACTCTCAGCAAAACAAATCTGGGCCGCCTTCAGGCCGGGCACGTCGTCAATCTGGAACGGGCTCTGCCGGCTCACGGTCGTCTGGGCGGACATTTCGTTCAGGGACATGTCGACGGGCAGGGCAATGTCGCGGCAATTGATGCCGACGGCGACTGGGTGAATATGTGGTTTGAGGTTCCGCCCGCCCTCGCCAACTGCATGGTGAGCAAAGGCTCCATCACCGTTGACGGGATCAGCCTCACGCTGGTTGACGTCGAAGAAGACCGCTTCAGTGTCGCATTGATCCCCCACACGCTCAGCGTGACCACTCTCGGCACCCGCAACGTCGGCGACCCGGTGAACATCGAGACCGACATCCTCGGCAAGTACGTTCAGAAGATGCTGGGGCAGACCGCGTCGCGCTAA
- a CDS encoding tetratricopeptide repeat protein: MQIPLPAFRHPRLTGRVRGRFSSCFLVLVALAFTIPCHLGPSAWADEPEDAAPSEKSNDDSKLNRLLEMLSQPGDDKLDSIPSETESNEDEANRRKAVAHYMTGRTMERANKFQEAYQAYKNALEIDPKSIAIYRSIIPLAFRLDKIDEGIQYARKAVELDPNNFELLSQLGIYALRQRNVASSIEYFEKAVESQTVDKKAGPYISIMSQLGQLYLTLNKTEEAARSFAIVFEAITNPNDYSLDFRTQRALETLQGNKAETFESFGELFLMTDRNELAERAFKLAAESSRTKPEVYSYHQARMLLKKGDKEAALDRLQKYFDAKLETKGKGPYLLLTELLIALDREDEIIPRLEKLVENNPRNDTLRLYLAERYITAENLESAEEIYQELKDSEKQDEIQLGLLKIYRQQNKPAETLQALTQAMMAGANSERLEAELDLISQDKELANRIIELGRGEDQPEDERAAFTQSYLTAKLAMQQERVEDVLALYFQAMEIRGERQIQVTLYAELIDYLESIEHYEDLIEVIQKAIDSPTLVAERQAFQLQLIQTYVAAEETEAAIELIEQVQESDPDNLMWEYQKGRVYYLSEDWEEASEIFAEVLADANASTNAAIIRDCSYNLSRSLTFMGMPEDALKLIDRTIENEPRELLWRFQKGWINYYTHNWDAAIKAFEDLLELEIGSPNDTIIRQARFSLSAAYVQNKQYDKGEKILEEYYEQNPDDTSVCNDLGYLYADRGKKLEQAREMIEKALKAEPENNAYLDSMGWVLFKLGKYEEALTYLEKAVEDSDDGDAVLFDHLGDCYDALGKTDKARDAWKKALKQERDAKFSNQELIETIESKLKGESDS; encoded by the coding sequence ATGCAGATCCCTCTTCCCGCCTTTCGCCACCCCCGCCTTACCGGTCGCGTACGAGGTCGCTTCTCATCCTGTTTTCTGGTACTCGTCGCCCTCGCGTTCACCATCCCCTGCCATCTGGGCCCATCCGCCTGGGCCGATGAACCCGAAGACGCCGCGCCGTCGGAGAAGTCGAACGACGATTCCAAACTGAATCGTCTGCTCGAAATGCTGAGCCAGCCGGGGGACGACAAACTCGACAGCATTCCCTCGGAAACAGAGTCGAACGAGGACGAAGCGAATCGCCGCAAAGCCGTCGCCCATTACATGACGGGCCGGACCATGGAGCGGGCCAACAAGTTCCAGGAAGCTTACCAAGCCTACAAGAACGCTCTCGAGATCGATCCGAAATCGATCGCCATTTACCGCTCCATCATTCCGCTGGCCTTCCGTCTGGACAAGATCGACGAGGGCATCCAATACGCCCGCAAAGCCGTCGAACTCGATCCGAACAACTTCGAACTGCTCAGCCAGCTCGGGATTTATGCGCTCCGGCAGCGAAACGTGGCCTCTTCAATCGAGTACTTCGAGAAAGCCGTGGAAAGCCAGACGGTCGACAAAAAGGCCGGGCCGTACATCTCGATCATGAGCCAGCTCGGCCAGCTGTATCTGACGCTCAACAAGACCGAAGAGGCGGCTCGTTCGTTCGCAATCGTCTTCGAAGCCATCACCAATCCGAACGACTACTCGCTCGACTTCCGCACGCAGCGGGCTCTCGAGACACTTCAGGGCAACAAAGCCGAGACGTTCGAGTCGTTCGGCGAACTGTTCCTGATGACCGATCGAAACGAGCTGGCCGAGCGGGCCTTCAAGCTGGCCGCCGAGTCCTCGCGCACGAAGCCGGAAGTTTACAGTTATCACCAGGCCCGCATGCTCCTGAAAAAGGGCGACAAAGAGGCGGCTCTCGACAGACTCCAGAAGTACTTCGATGCCAAACTGGAAACGAAAGGGAAAGGTCCTTACCTGCTGCTCACCGAACTTCTGATCGCCCTCGATCGCGAGGACGAGATCATCCCCCGGCTCGAGAAGCTGGTCGAGAACAATCCTCGGAACGATACGCTGCGTCTTTATCTGGCGGAGCGATACATCACGGCTGAGAACCTGGAAAGCGCTGAAGAGATCTATCAGGAACTGAAAGACAGCGAGAAGCAGGATGAGATCCAGCTCGGCCTGCTGAAGATCTACCGGCAGCAGAATAAGCCAGCCGAGACCCTCCAGGCACTTACACAGGCAATGATGGCCGGCGCCAACTCTGAACGCCTTGAAGCGGAACTGGATCTGATCAGCCAGGACAAGGAACTGGCTAACAGGATCATCGAACTTGGTCGTGGCGAGGACCAGCCGGAGGATGAACGGGCGGCATTCACGCAGTCCTACCTGACGGCCAAACTGGCCATGCAGCAGGAACGTGTCGAAGACGTTCTGGCGCTGTACTTTCAGGCCATGGAAATCCGCGGCGAACGGCAGATTCAGGTCACTCTGTACGCCGAACTGATCGACTACCTCGAATCGATCGAACATTACGAAGACCTGATCGAAGTGATTCAGAAAGCGATCGACTCCCCGACTCTCGTCGCCGAGCGACAGGCCTTCCAGTTACAGCTGATTCAGACCTATGTCGCCGCGGAAGAAACGGAAGCCGCAATCGAACTGATCGAGCAGGTTCAGGAATCTGACCCGGACAACCTGATGTGGGAATACCAGAAGGGTCGCGTCTATTACCTCAGCGAAGACTGGGAAGAAGCTTCCGAGATTTTCGCCGAAGTCCTGGCCGATGCGAATGCCTCGACGAATGCGGCGATCATCCGCGACTGCTCCTATAACCTGTCGCGGTCACTCACCTTCATGGGCATGCCCGAAGACGCCCTGAAGCTGATTGATCGAACCATTGAGAATGAACCGCGTGAACTTCTGTGGCGGTTCCAGAAGGGCTGGATCAACTACTACACCCACAACTGGGACGCGGCGATCAAGGCTTTCGAAGACCTGCTCGAACTCGAGATCGGCAGCCCGAATGACACCATCATTCGACAGGCAAGATTCTCCCTGTCGGCCGCTTATGTCCAGAACAAGCAGTACGACAAGGGTGAAAAGATCCTCGAAGAGTATTACGAACAGAACCCTGACGACACCTCGGTCTGCAACGACCTGGGTTACCTCTATGCCGATCGCGGCAAGAAGCTTGAACAGGCTCGCGAAATGATTGAGAAGGCACTCAAAGCTGAGCCCGAGAACAACGCCTACCTCGACAGCATGGGCTGGGTGCTCTTCAAGCTCGGCAAATACGAGGAAGCTCTAACGTATCTCGAAAAGGCGGTCGAAGACTCCGATGACGGCGACGCCGTCTTGTTCGACCATCTCGGCGACTGCTACGACGCCCTGGGCAAGACCGACAAAGCGCGGGATGCCTGGAAGAAGGCCCTGAAGCAGGAACGGGACGCCAAGTTCAGCAACCAGGAGCTGATCGAAACGATCGAATCGAAGTTGAAGGGCGAGTCCGACAGTTAA
- the infC gene encoding translation initiation factor IF-3, whose protein sequence is MNDQIRISPIRVVNQDGEMLGVMETAEAMTLATEAGMDLVEVASEARPPVCRIMDYGKFKYEQKKKLTKNTKQHQTQLKEIRLRPKIGDHDIEFKMKKARDFLQHHDKVKLTVMFKGRENAHHDRGRDILNGIVSDLEDIAKLEKPPSMDGRMMTAILAPR, encoded by the coding sequence GTGAATGATCAAATCAGGATCTCACCAATTCGAGTTGTGAATCAGGATGGCGAAATGCTGGGAGTGATGGAAACCGCAGAGGCCATGACGCTCGCGACGGAAGCGGGAATGGATCTGGTTGAGGTTGCCTCGGAAGCACGGCCTCCCGTCTGCCGAATCATGGATTACGGCAAGTTCAAATACGAACAGAAAAAGAAGCTGACGAAGAATACGAAGCAGCATCAGACGCAGCTCAAGGAAATTCGGCTGCGTCCCAAGATCGGCGATCACGACATCGAGTTCAAAATGAAGAAAGCCCGGGACTTTCTCCAGCATCACGACAAGGTCAAACTGACCGTGATGTTCAAAGGCCGGGAGAACGCCCACCACGATCGGGGCCGCGATATCCTCAACGGGATCGTGTCTGATCTGGAAGATATCGCCAAGCTGGAGAAACCACCCAGCATGGACGGTCGCATGATGACGGCAATTCTGGCTCCTCGCTGA
- the rpmI gene encoding 50S ribosomal protein L35, whose translation MCRRGIPTPLAGREFVDECIYPGQQGRTNNFSGDIVPKQKTHKGMQKRFKITASGKAKHRKANRGHILGKKTGDRKRSLRNDGVVTGTVAKKIADALRPGL comes from the coding sequence ATGTGTCGTCGAGGAATTCCGACTCCGCTTGCGGGGCGTGAATTCGTCGATGAATGTATATACCCCGGTCAGCAGGGGCGGACCAACAACTTTAGCGGTGATATCGTGCCAAAGCAGAAAACACACAAAGGAATGCAGAAGCGGTTCAAAATTACGGCCAGTGGCAAGGCCAAGCATCGTAAGGCGAACCGGGGGCACATTCTGGGTAAAAAGACGGGCGATCGTAAGCGGAGCTTGCGAAACGACGGCGTCGTTACGGGAACAGTGGCCAAGAAAATCGCAGATGCCCTGCGTCCCGGTCTGTAA
- the rplT gene encoding 50S ribosomal protein L20, producing MKVRSGKARLRSKRRLLREAKGNFGGRKNLNRTIRETILRSRAYAYRDRRVRKREMRRLWIIRLNAACREQGLRYSEFINGLGKAGIELNRKSLSELAFHEPAVFAEVVAVVKSSL from the coding sequence ATGAAAGTTAGAAGTGGCAAGGCACGCTTGCGGTCCAAACGGCGGTTGCTCCGTGAAGCCAAGGGCAATTTCGGTGGACGGAAGAATCTGAACCGCACGATCCGCGAGACCATTCTCCGGTCTCGTGCTTATGCTTATCGCGACCGGCGCGTGCGAAAACGCGAAATGCGTCGCCTGTGGATCATTCGTCTGAATGCAGCCTGCCGCGAGCAGGGCCTGCGTTACTCCGAGTTCATCAACGGTCTGGGCAAGGCCGGAATCGAACTGAACCGCAAGTCGCTCAGCGAACTGGCCTTCCACGAGCCGGCCGTCTTCGCTGAAGTCGTAGCCGTGGTCAAGAGCAGCCTGTAA
- the pheS gene encoding phenylalanine--tRNA ligase subunit alpha, which yields MNLPEVLDQYQAEALQAIADCREPADLEDVRIRFLGKKKGRLKDIQSQLATAKPEERPELGKRFNTAKQSVESALEARKEELAQPQAEIVQLDVSLPGQPMLLGKRHPVTRTVDDFKDIAGRLGFDVADGPEVEDDYHNFVALNIPEDHPARDPLDNFYLAVANAGSGGPWLLRSQTSTVQIRVMEKTPPPVRIVSTGRVYRPDTVDATHSCMFHQMEGLYIDSGVTMANLKTVLKMIAVQYLGDDIEIRFRPSFFPFTEPSVEVDIQWGDSWMEVGGAGMVDPNVLKAVGYDPEKVSGFAFGLGIERLCMKRYGIRDIRLLYENDVRFLSQF from the coding sequence ATGAACCTGCCCGAAGTCCTCGATCAGTATCAAGCCGAAGCACTGCAGGCGATTGCCGATTGCCGGGAGCCTGCTGATCTTGAGGATGTCCGTATTCGCTTTCTGGGCAAGAAAAAGGGCCGGCTGAAGGATATTCAGTCCCAGCTCGCCACCGCAAAGCCAGAAGAACGCCCGGAACTCGGCAAGCGGTTCAATACCGCCAAGCAGTCCGTTGAATCTGCTCTTGAAGCACGGAAAGAAGAACTCGCTCAGCCTCAGGCCGAGATCGTTCAACTCGACGTCAGTCTGCCCGGGCAACCGATGCTGCTGGGTAAGCGTCATCCGGTGACCCGCACGGTCGATGACTTCAAGGATATCGCAGGCCGCCTGGGTTTCGATGTGGCCGACGGTCCGGAAGTCGAAGACGACTACCACAACTTCGTCGCGCTCAATATTCCGGAAGATCACCCCGCCCGCGATCCGCTCGATAACTTCTATCTGGCCGTTGCCAACGCCGGATCCGGGGGGCCGTGGCTGCTGCGAAGTCAGACTTCGACCGTCCAGATCCGCGTGATGGAAAAGACGCCGCCTCCGGTGCGGATTGTTTCCACAGGCCGCGTTTATCGCCCGGATACCGTGGATGCGACGCACTCCTGCATGTTCCATCAGATGGAAGGTCTTTACATCGATTCCGGTGTCACAATGGCCAACCTGAAGACCGTTCTCAAGATGATCGCCGTGCAGTATCTCGGCGATGACATCGAAATCCGCTTCCGTCCGTCCTTCTTCCCCTTCACCGAGCCGTCGGTTGAAGTTGATATTCAGTGGGGCGACAGTTGGATGGAAGTCGGCGGAGCAGGGATGGTCGATCCGAACGTGCTGAAGGCCGTCGGCTACGATCCTGAAAAAGTCTCCGGCTTTGCGTTCGGCCTGGGAATCGAGCGTCTCTGCATGAAACGTTACGGCATCCGCGATATCCGCCTGCTTTACGAAAACGACGTCCGCTTCCTGTCGCAGTTCTAG
- a CDS encoding PQQ-like beta-propeller repeat protein: MLRWCFTVLFLSTVLLIVEPLQADNWPRFRGTNGQGISLETGFPTTWTEDDYAWTLELPGMSHSSPIVWEEDLYLTTGLNDGEVRRLICLDAATGKQKWERDLALNTVHVHNKNSFASGSPSTNGTHVVAAFADEGQFIVACWTKDGKELWRNDLGEFISEHGPSCSPIIHNNLVLVPKDMKGPSLVAAFDLQTGKEAWRTDREFRRTSYATPIVRTRADGVEEVICVSGMMGISGLNVQTGEMIWRTESFPERTVGSPVLCKDHVVAVSGGGGKGRNLFAVPLDQKGTVEPTLKLTRSIPYVPTPIYKDGLYFMILDGGIASCVELPSGNELWTERIDGNFSGSPIWLEGRLYMIDEAGTVVVLSAGREFKELGRVALGDLSYSTPVVANGRMYLKTSTKLFCLPRK, translated from the coding sequence ATGCTTCGCTGGTGTTTCACGGTGTTGTTTCTGTCGACGGTACTGCTCATCGTGGAGCCTCTCCAGGCGGACAACTGGCCTCGCTTTCGCGGCACCAATGGACAGGGAATCTCGCTGGAAACCGGATTTCCGACCACCTGGACCGAAGACGATTACGCCTGGACCCTCGAACTGCCCGGCATGTCCCACTCCTCTCCCATCGTCTGGGAAGAGGATCTGTATCTCACGACGGGGCTGAATGATGGCGAAGTCCGCCGGCTGATCTGTCTGGATGCGGCCACTGGAAAGCAGAAGTGGGAACGGGATCTGGCCCTGAACACGGTCCATGTCCACAACAAGAACAGCTTCGCATCCGGATCACCTTCGACCAACGGCACCCACGTGGTCGCGGCTTTCGCCGATGAAGGTCAGTTCATCGTCGCCTGCTGGACTAAGGACGGCAAAGAACTCTGGCGGAACGATCTGGGCGAATTCATCAGCGAACATGGCCCATCCTGCTCCCCGATCATTCACAACAATCTGGTCCTGGTGCCCAAGGACATGAAGGGGCCGAGTCTGGTCGCCGCGTTTGACCTGCAAACCGGAAAGGAAGCCTGGCGAACCGACCGGGAATTCCGCCGCACGTCGTATGCGACGCCGATTGTGCGCACACGAGCCGATGGCGTTGAAGAAGTGATCTGCGTCAGCGGGATGATGGGAATTTCGGGCCTCAACGTGCAGACCGGTGAGATGATCTGGCGAACCGAAAGCTTCCCGGAACGGACCGTCGGTTCCCCCGTGCTCTGTAAAGATCACGTTGTGGCCGTGAGTGGCGGAGGCGGAAAAGGCCGCAATCTGTTCGCCGTTCCGCTTGATCAGAAAGGGACTGTCGAACCGACACTGAAGCTCACCCGCAGCATTCCGTACGTTCCGACCCCGATCTACAAGGACGGACTGTACTTCATGATCCTGGACGGCGGCATCGCCTCCTGCGTGGAATTGCCGTCGGGGAACGAACTCTGGACGGAGCGGATCGACGGGAACTTCAGCGGTTCGCCGATCTGGCTCGAAGGCCGACTCTACATGATCGACGAAGCGGGGACAGTGGTCGTCCTTTCCGCCGGACGCGAGTTCAAGGAACTCGGACGCGTTGCCCTGGGCGATCTTTCGTACTCGACGCCGGTCGTGGCCAATGGACGGATGTACCTGAAAACCTCCACAAAGTTGTTCTGCCTGCCGCGAAAGTAG